The Pelmatolapia mariae isolate MD_Pm_ZW linkage group LG9, Pm_UMD_F_2, whole genome shotgun sequence genome has a segment encoding these proteins:
- the cdk8 gene encoding cyclin-dependent kinase 8, which produces MDYDFKVKLTGERERVEDLFEYEGCKVGRGTYGHVYKAKRKDGKDDKDYALKQIEGTGISMSACREIALLRELKHPNVISLQKVFLSHADRKVWLLFDYAEHDLWHIIKFHRASKANKKPLQLPRGMVKSLLYQILDGIHYLHANWVLHRDLKPANILVMGEGPERGRVKIADMGFARLFNSPLKPLADLDPVVVTFWYRAPELLLGARHYTKAIDIWAIGCIFAELLTSEPIFHCRQEDIKTSNPYHHDQLDRIFNVMGFPADKDWEDIKKMPEHSTLMKDFRRNTYTNCSLIKYMEKHKVKPDSKAFHLLQKLLTMDPIRRITSEQAMQDPYFLEEPLPTSDVFAGCQIPYPKREFLTEEEPEDKADKKNQQQQQGNNHTNGAGHTGNPDNSHAQGPPLKKVRVVPPTTTSGGLIMTSDYQRSNPHAAYQNPGPSTSLPQSSMGYSSTSQQPPQYSHQTHRY; this is translated from the exons ATGGACTATGATTTTAAAGTGAAGCTGACTGGCGAAAGAGAGCGTGTCGAGGACCTGTTTGAGTACGAAGGATGCAAAGTGGGTAGAGGCACCTACGGCCATGTATACAAGGCGAAGAGAAAAGATGG gaaGGATGATAAGGACTACGCCCTCAAGCAGATTGAAGGCACTGGCATCTCCATGTCAGCCTGCAGAGAGATTGCA CTGCTGCGGGAGCTGAAGCACCCCAATGTCATCTCACTGCAGAAGGTTTTCCTGTCACATGCTGACCGTAAAGTATGGCTGCTCTTTGACTATGCTGAACATGATCTCTGG CACATTATTAAGTTCCACAGAGCATCTAAGGCCAACAAGAAGCCGCTTCAGTTGCCTAGAGGAATGGTGAAGTCTCTGCTCTATCAGATTCTGGATGGCATCCATTACCTTCATGCTAACTGGGTCCTTCATAGAGATCTT AAACCAGCGAACATTTTAGTGATGGGGGAAGGGCCAGAGAGGGGTAGAGTAAAGATTG CGGACATGGGGTTTGCTCGTCTCTTCAATTCACCGCTGAAGCCTTTAGCCGATCTCGACCCTGTGGTGGTCACCTTCTGGTACAGAGCACCTGAACTGCTCCTGGGAGCTCGGCACTACACCAAAGCCATCG ACATCTGGGCGATTGGCTGCATTTTTGCGGAGCTGCTGACGTCTGAGCCCATATTCCACTGTCGCCAGGAGGATATCAAGACCAGTAACCCTTACCATCATGACCAGCTGGACCGCATCTTTAATGTCATGGGCTTCCCTGCCG ATAAAGACTGGGAGGACATCAAAAAGATGCCAGAACACTCCACGCTGATGAAAGACTTTAGGAGGAACAC ATACACAAACTGCAGCCTTATAAAGTACATGGAAAAACATAAAGTTAAACCAGACAGCAAAGCATTCCACTTG CTGCAAAAGCTATTGACCATGGACCCCATCCGTAGAATCACATCCGAGCAGGCCATGCAGGACCCCTACTTTTTAGAGGAGCCTTTACCCACCTCTGA TGTGTTTGCAGGCTGCCAGATTCCTTACCCCAAGAGGGAGTTTCTGACAGAGGAGGAGCCAGAGGACAAGGCAGACAAA AAaaaccagcagcagcaacagggAAATAACCACACAAATGGGGCGGGGCACACAGGCAACCCAGACAACAGCCACGCCCAGGGCCCGCCTCTAAAGAAAGTGCGAGTTGTCCCGCCCACCACTACCTCAGGTGGCCTCATTATGACCTCAGACTACCAG CGCTCCAATCCACATGCTGCCTACCAGAACCCTGGACCAAGCACATCACTGCCCCAGAGCAGCATGGGATATTCCTCTACCTCCCAACAGCCGCCCCAGTACTCCCACCAGACCCACCGCTACTGA